One genomic segment of Hydra vulgaris chromosome 14, alternate assembly HydraT2T_AEP includes these proteins:
- the LOC136090522 gene encoding uncharacterized protein LOC136090522 isoform X3 produces the protein MESNQDDFEELNSFKGVQREELLSKIHRCILKDKEKLTTVLYGMSGVGKTQIARRYCKMYHNFYKNFVWIDAAFGKLQISMINHCQLLGLIIQDLKGDYFKIEVIVEKVHNYYKNEKTLYIFDNVDDESVKTLKTYLSKNTNSFNLISSQWGTWSYNVNKVLINVFSSKEAFAYVKNNIKKCTDENIINLIKELGYHPFAITQAIKYINMHKISIEKYISRYRSKPLEILNTDKFPTEVESKSAINAINLVLMKLQETNDFLFQLLNCLSHCDIQNICKEFIIKMSNHMKIYDEHLIDETIGLLISYSLLNCFADKKYSIHELTQLACKYFRSKNSNTNTYIELIESYFKFELTEVNDHVDYGNHFVFHFLYVFRINQKIMSKTFNQMTSVINKLLLCKGLFDEAIEILKAIQSFNTETYGEHNKITLDTKYNIAQCFYKMAKYKEALEIHYSVDKLQTEILGINHPDTMLTKHNIALCLYAIGKYNEALEICYSVDKIKTEILGINHPDTMLTKHNIANCLYAMGKYNEALEIYYSVDKIRTVILGINHPDTMLTKHNIANCLYAMGKYNEALEIYYSVDTIQTEILGINHPDTMLPKHNIALCLYAMGKYNEALEIYYSVDKIRTEILGINHPDTMSTKHNIALCLYAMGKYNEALEIYYSVDKIRTVILGINHPDTMLTKHNIANCLYAIGKYNEALEIYYSVDKIQTEILGINHPDTMSTKHNIASCFYAMGKYNEALEIYYSVDNIKTEILGINHPDTMLTKHNIALCLYAMGKYNKALEIYYSVDKIRTEILGINHPDTMSTKHNIASCLYAMGNYNEALEIYYSVDKIQTEIFGINHPDTMLTKHNIALCLYAMGKYNEAFEIYYSVDKIQTEIFGINHPDTMLPKHNIALCLFAMGKYNEALEIYYSVDKIRTEILGINHPDIMLTKHNIANCLYAMGKYNEALEIYYSVDKIQTEIFGINHPDTMLTKHNIALCLYAMGKYNEAFEIYYSVDKIQTEIFGINHPDTMLPKHNIALCLFAMGKYNEALEIYYSVDKIRTEILGINHPDIMLTKHNIANCLYAMGKYNEALEIYYSVDKIQTEIFGINHPNSIATKKNITLCLKI, from the exons GTGTTCAACGAGAAGAACTGCTCAGCAAAATTCATCGTTgtatattaaaagataaagagAAGTTAACTACCGTATTATATGGAATGTCAGGTGTCGGAAAGACACAAATTGCCAGAAGATATTGTAAAATGTATCATAACTtctataaaaactttgtttggaTAGACGCAGCATTCGGAAAGCTACAAATTTCAATGATAAACCATTGCCAGTTATTAGGACTTATTATTCAGGATTTGAAAGgcgattattttaaaatagaagtgaTCGTTGAAAAAGTtcataactattataaaaatgaaaagactttgtatatttttgacaacGTCGACGATGAAAgtgttaaaactttgaaaacgtacttatcaaaaaatacgaattcATTTAACTTGATTTCTTCGCAATGGGGAACGTGGtcatataatgtaaataaagtgcTTATCAATGTGTTTTCTTCTAAAGAAGCATTcgcttatgtaaaaaataatattaaaaaatgcacCGAtgaaaacataataaacttaattaaagaaCTTGGTTATCATCCGTTCGCTATAACTCaggctataaaatatataaatatgcataaaatttcgatagaaaaatatattagtcgTTATAGATCAAAACCCTTAGAAATATTAAACACTGATAAATTTCCAACTGAAGTCGAATCAAAGTCTGCAATAAATGCAATCAATTTAGTATTAATGAAATTGCAAGAAACTaatgactttttatttcaattactGAACTGTTTATCGCATTGCGATATTCAAAACATCTGTAAagaatttataatcaaaatgtCAAATCACATGAAAATATACGATGAACATTTAATAGATGAAACCATTGGATTACTAATAagttattctttattaaattgttttgctgacaaaaaatattcaatacacGAACTAACACAGTTGGCGTGTAAATATTTTCGAAGTAAAAATTCTAATACAAATACTTATATTGAACTTATcgaaagttattttaaatttgagttaacTGAAGTAAACGATCACGTGGATTATGGaaaccattttgtttttcattttctttatgtGTTTCGTATTAATCAAAAGATAATGTCAAAAACCTTCAACCAAATGACGTctgttattaataaattattattatgcaAAGGTTTATTTGATGAAGCAATCgaaatattaaaagcaattcaaagttttaatacAGAAACTTATGGTGAACATAATAAAATCACGCTTGATACAAAGTATAACATCGcacaatgtttttacaaaatggcTAAATATAAAGAAGCTTTAGAAATtcattattctgttgataaattacaaactgaaattttaggtatcaaccatccagatacaatgttaacaaaacataatatcgcactCTGTTTGTACGCTAttggaaaatataacgaagctttagaaatttgttattctgttgataaaataaaaactgaaattctag gtatcaaccatccagatacaatgttaacaaaacataatatcgcaaactgtttgtacgctatgggaaaatataacgaagctttagaaatttattattctgttgataaaatacgaactgtaattttaggtatcaaccatccagatacaatgttaacaaaacataatatcgcaaactgtttgtacgctatgggaaaatataacgaagctttagaaatttattattctgttgatacaatacaaactgaaattttaggtatcaaccatccagatacaatgttaccaaaacataatatcgcactCTGTTTGTAcgctatgggaaaatataacgaagctttagaaatttattattctgttgataaaatacgaactgaaattttaggtatcaaccatccagatacaatgtcaacaaaacataatatcgcactCTGTTTGTAcgctatgggaaaatataacgaagctttagaaatttattattctgttgataaaatacgaactgtaattttaggtatcaaccatccagatacaatgttaacaaaacataatatcgcaaactgtttgTACGCTAttggaaaatataacgaagctttagaaatttattattctgttgataaaatacaaactgaaattttaggtatcaaccatccagatacaatgtcaacaaaacataatatcgcaagcTGTTTTTAcgctatgggaaaatataacgaagctttagaaatttattattctgttgataatataaaaactgaaattttaggtatcaaccatccagatacaatgttaacaaaacataatatcgcactCTGTTTGTAcgctatgggaaaatataacaaagctttagaaatttattattctgttgataaaatacgaactgaaattttaggtatcaaccatccagatacaatgtcaacaaaacataatatcgcaagcTGTTTGTACGCTATGGGAAactataacgaagctttagaaatttattattctgttgataaaatacaaactgaaatttttggtatcaaccatccagatacaatgttaacaaaacataatatcgcactCTGTTTGTAcgctatgggaaaatataacgaagcttttgaaatttattattctgttgataaaatacaaactgaaatttttggtatcaaccatccagatacaatgttaccaaaacataatatcgcactCTGTTTGTTcgctatgggaaaatataacgaagctttagaaatttattattctgttgataaaatacgaactgaaattttaggtatcaaccatccagatataatgttaacaaaacataatatcgcaaactgtttgtacgctatgggaaaatataacgaagctttagaaatttattattctgttgataaaatacaaactgaaatttttggtatcaaccatccagatacaatgttaacaaaacataatatcgcactCTGTTTGTAcgctatgggaaaatataacgaagcttttgaaatttattattctgttgataaaatacaaactgaaatttttggtatcaaccatccagatacaatgttaccaaaacataatatcgcactCTGTTTGTTcgctatgggaaaatataacgaagctttagaaatttattattctgttgataaaatacgaactgaaattttaggtatcaaccatccagatataatgttaacaaaacataatatcgcaaactgtttgtacgctatgggaaaatataacgaagctttagaaatttattattctgttgataaaatacaaactgaaatttttggtatcaaccatccgaattcaatagcaacaaaaaaaaatataactttatgtttgaaaatttaa
- the LOC136090522 gene encoding uncharacterized protein LOC136090522 isoform X9, producing MESNQDDFEELNSFKGVQREELLSKIHRCILKDKEKLTTVLYGMSGVGKTQIARRYCKMYHNFYKNFVWIDAAFGKLQISMINHCQLLGLIIQDLKGDYFKIEVIVEKVHNYYKNEKTLYIFDNVDDESVKTLKTYLSKNTNSFNLISSQWGTWSYNVNKVLINVFSSKEAFAYVKNNIKKCTDENIINLIKELGYHPFAITQAIKYINMHKISIEKYISRYRSKPLEILNTDKFPTEVESKSAINAINLVLMKLQETNDFLFQLLNCLSHCDIQNICKEFIIKMSNHMKIYDEHLIDETIGLLISYSLLNCFADKKYSIHELTQLACKYFRSKNSNTNTYIELIESYFKFELTEVNDHVDYGNHFVFHFLYVFRINQKIMSKTFNQMTSVINKLLLCKGLFDEAIEILKAIQSFNTETYGEHNKITLDTKYNIAQCFYKMAKYKEALEIHYSVDKLQTEILGINHPDTMLTKHNIANCLYAMGKYNEALEIYYSVDTIQTEILGINHPDTMLPKHNIALCLYAMGKYNEALEIYYSVDKIRTEILGINHPDTMSTKHNIALCLYAMGKYNEALEIYYSVDKIRTVILGINHPDTMLTKHNIANCLYAIGKYNEALEIYYSVDKIQTEILGINHPDTMSTKHNIASCFYAMGKYNEALEIYYSVDNIKTEILGINHPDTMLTKHNIALCLYAMGKYNKALEIYYSVDKIRTEILGINHPDTMSTKHNIASCLYAMGNYNEALEIYYSVDKIQTEIFGINHPDTMLTKHNIALCLYAMGKYNEAFEIYYSVDKIQTEIFGINHPDIMLTKHNIANCLYAMGKYNEALEIYYSVDKIQTEIFGINHPDTMLTKHNIALCLYAMGKYNEAFEIYYSVDKIQTEIFGINHPDTMLPKHNIALCLFAMGKYNEALEIYYSVDKIRTEILGINHPDIMLTKHNIANCLYAMGKYNEALEIYYSVDKIQTEIFGINHPNSIATKKNITLCLKI from the exons GTGTTCAACGAGAAGAACTGCTCAGCAAAATTCATCGTTgtatattaaaagataaagagAAGTTAACTACCGTATTATATGGAATGTCAGGTGTCGGAAAGACACAAATTGCCAGAAGATATTGTAAAATGTATCATAACTtctataaaaactttgtttggaTAGACGCAGCATTCGGAAAGCTACAAATTTCAATGATAAACCATTGCCAGTTATTAGGACTTATTATTCAGGATTTGAAAGgcgattattttaaaatagaagtgaTCGTTGAAAAAGTtcataactattataaaaatgaaaagactttgtatatttttgacaacGTCGACGATGAAAgtgttaaaactttgaaaacgtacttatcaaaaaatacgaattcATTTAACTTGATTTCTTCGCAATGGGGAACGTGGtcatataatgtaaataaagtgcTTATCAATGTGTTTTCTTCTAAAGAAGCATTcgcttatgtaaaaaataatattaaaaaatgcacCGAtgaaaacataataaacttaattaaagaaCTTGGTTATCATCCGTTCGCTATAACTCaggctataaaatatataaatatgcataaaatttcgatagaaaaatatattagtcgTTATAGATCAAAACCCTTAGAAATATTAAACACTGATAAATTTCCAACTGAAGTCGAATCAAAGTCTGCAATAAATGCAATCAATTTAGTATTAATGAAATTGCAAGAAACTaatgactttttatttcaattactGAACTGTTTATCGCATTGCGATATTCAAAACATCTGTAAagaatttataatcaaaatgtCAAATCACATGAAAATATACGATGAACATTTAATAGATGAAACCATTGGATTACTAATAagttattctttattaaattgttttgctgacaaaaaatattcaatacacGAACTAACACAGTTGGCGTGTAAATATTTTCGAAGTAAAAATTCTAATACAAATACTTATATTGAACTTATcgaaagttattttaaatttgagttaacTGAAGTAAACGATCACGTGGATTATGGaaaccattttgtttttcattttctttatgtGTTTCGTATTAATCAAAAGATAATGTCAAAAACCTTCAACCAAATGACGTctgttattaataaattattattatgcaAAGGTTTATTTGATGAAGCAATCgaaatattaaaagcaattcaaagttttaatacAGAAACTTATGGTGAACATAATAAAATCACGCTTGATACAAAGTATAACATCGcacaatgtttttacaaaatggcTAAATATAAAGAAGCTTTAGAAATtcattattctgttgataaattacaaactgaaattttag gtatcaaccatccagatacaatgttaacaaaacataatatcgcaaactgtttgtacgctatgggaaaatataacgaagctttagaaatttattattctgttgatacaatacaaactgaaattttaggtatcaaccatccagatacaatgttaccaaaacataatatcgcactCTGTTTGTAcgctatgggaaaatataacgaagctttagaaatttattattctgttgataaaatacgaactgaaattttaggtatcaaccatccagatacaatgtcaacaaaacataatatcgcactCTGTTTGTAcgctatgggaaaatataacgaagctttagaaatttattattctgttgataaaatacgaactgtaattttaggtatcaaccatccagatacaatgttaacaaaacataatatcgcaaactgtttgTACGCTAttggaaaatataacgaagctttagaaatttattattctgttgataaaatacaaactgaaattttaggtatcaaccatccagatacaatgtcaacaaaacataatatcgcaagcTGTTTTTAcgctatgggaaaatataacgaagctttagaaatttattattctgttgataatataaaaactgaaattttaggtatcaaccatccagatacaatgttaacaaaacataatatcgcactCTGTTTGTAcgctatgggaaaatataacaaagctttagaaatttattattctgttgataaaatacgaactgaaattttaggtatcaaccatccagatacaatgtcaacaaaacataatatcgcaagcTGTTTGTACGCTATGGGAAactataacgaagctttagaaatttattattctgttgataaaatacaaactgaaatttttggtatcaaccatccagatacaatgttaacaaaacataatatcgcactCTGTTTGTAcgctatgggaaaatataacgaagcttttgaaatttattattctgttgataaaatacaaactgaaatttttg gtatcaaccatccagatataatgttaacaaaacataatatcgcaaactgtttgtacgctatgggaaaatataacgaagctttagaaatttattattctgttgataaaatacaaactgaaatttttggtatcaaccatccagatacaatgttaacaaaacataatatcgcactCTGTTTGTAcgctatgggaaaatataacgaagcttttgaaatttattattctgttgataaaatacaaactgaaatttttggtatcaaccatccagatacaatgttaccaaaacataatatcgcactCTGTTTGTTcgctatgggaaaatataacgaagctttagaaatttattattctgttgataaaatacgaactgaaattttaggtatcaaccatccagatataatgttaacaaaacataatatcgcaaactgtttgtacgctatgggaaaatataacgaagctttagaaatttattattctgttgataaaatacaaactgaaatttttggtatcaaccatccgaattcaatagcaacaaaaaaaaatataactttatgtttgaaaatttaa
- the LOC136090522 gene encoding uncharacterized protein LOC136090522 isoform X5 yields MESNQDDFEELNSFKGVQREELLSKIHRCILKDKEKLTTVLYGMSGVGKTQIARRYCKMYHNFYKNFVWIDAAFGKLQISMINHCQLLGLIIQDLKGDYFKIEVIVEKVHNYYKNEKTLYIFDNVDDESVKTLKTYLSKNTNSFNLISSQWGTWSYNVNKVLINVFSSKEAFAYVKNNIKKCTDENIINLIKELGYHPFAITQAIKYINMHKISIEKYISRYRSKPLEILNTDKFPTEVESKSAINAINLVLMKLQETNDFLFQLLNCLSHCDIQNICKEFIIKMSNHMKIYDEHLIDETIGLLISYSLLNCFADKKYSIHELTQLACKYFRSKNSNTNTYIELIESYFKFELTEVNDHVDYGNHFVFHFLYVFRINQKIMSKTFNQMTSVINKLLLCKGLFDEAIEILKAIQSFNTETYGEHNKITLDTKYNIAQCFYKMAKYKEALEIHYSVDKLQTEILGINHPDTMLPKHNIALCLYAMGKYNEALEIYYSVDKIRTEILGINHPDTMSTKHNIALCLYAMGKYNEALEIYYSVDKIRTVILGINHPDTMLTKHNIANCLYAIGKYNEALEIYYSVDKIQTEILGINHPDTMSTKHNIASCFYAMGKYNEALEIYYSVDNIKTEILGINHPDTMLTKHNIALCLYAMGKYNKALEIYYSVDKIRTEILGINHPDTMSTKHNIASCLYAMGNYNEALEIYYSVDKIQTEIFGINHPDTMLTKHNIALCLYAMGKYNEAFEIYYSVDKIQTEIFGINHPDTMLPKHNIALCLFAMGKYNEALEIYYSVDKIRTEILGINHPDIMLTKHNIANCLYAMGKYNEALEIYYSVDKIQTEIFGINHPDTMLTKHNIALCLYAMGKYNEAFEIYYSVDKIQTEIFGINHPDTMLPKHNIALCLFAMGKYNEALEIYYSVDKIRTEILGINHPDIMLTKHNIANCLYAMGKYNEALEIYYSVDKIQTEIFGINHPNSIATKKNITLCLKI; encoded by the exons GTGTTCAACGAGAAGAACTGCTCAGCAAAATTCATCGTTgtatattaaaagataaagagAAGTTAACTACCGTATTATATGGAATGTCAGGTGTCGGAAAGACACAAATTGCCAGAAGATATTGTAAAATGTATCATAACTtctataaaaactttgtttggaTAGACGCAGCATTCGGAAAGCTACAAATTTCAATGATAAACCATTGCCAGTTATTAGGACTTATTATTCAGGATTTGAAAGgcgattattttaaaatagaagtgaTCGTTGAAAAAGTtcataactattataaaaatgaaaagactttgtatatttttgacaacGTCGACGATGAAAgtgttaaaactttgaaaacgtacttatcaaaaaatacgaattcATTTAACTTGATTTCTTCGCAATGGGGAACGTGGtcatataatgtaaataaagtgcTTATCAATGTGTTTTCTTCTAAAGAAGCATTcgcttatgtaaaaaataatattaaaaaatgcacCGAtgaaaacataataaacttaattaaagaaCTTGGTTATCATCCGTTCGCTATAACTCaggctataaaatatataaatatgcataaaatttcgatagaaaaatatattagtcgTTATAGATCAAAACCCTTAGAAATATTAAACACTGATAAATTTCCAACTGAAGTCGAATCAAAGTCTGCAATAAATGCAATCAATTTAGTATTAATGAAATTGCAAGAAACTaatgactttttatttcaattactGAACTGTTTATCGCATTGCGATATTCAAAACATCTGTAAagaatttataatcaaaatgtCAAATCACATGAAAATATACGATGAACATTTAATAGATGAAACCATTGGATTACTAATAagttattctttattaaattgttttgctgacaaaaaatattcaatacacGAACTAACACAGTTGGCGTGTAAATATTTTCGAAGTAAAAATTCTAATACAAATACTTATATTGAACTTATcgaaagttattttaaatttgagttaacTGAAGTAAACGATCACGTGGATTATGGaaaccattttgtttttcattttctttatgtGTTTCGTATTAATCAAAAGATAATGTCAAAAACCTTCAACCAAATGACGTctgttattaataaattattattatgcaAAGGTTTATTTGATGAAGCAATCgaaatattaaaagcaattcaaagttttaatacAGAAACTTATGGTGAACATAATAAAATCACGCTTGATACAAAGTATAACATCGcacaatgtttttacaaaatggcTAAATATAAAGAAGCTTTAGAAATtcattattctgttgataaattacaaactgaaattttag gtatcaaccatccagatacaatgttaccaaaacataatatcgcactCTGTTTGTAcgctatgggaaaatataacgaagctttagaaatttattattctgttgataaaatacgaactgaaattttaggtatcaaccatccagatacaatgtcaacaaaacataatatcgcactCTGTTTGTAcgctatgggaaaatataacgaagctttagaaatttattattctgttgataaaatacgaactgtaattttaggtatcaaccatccagatacaatgttaacaaaacataatatcgcaaactgtttgTACGCTAttggaaaatataacgaagctttagaaatttattattctgttgataaaatacaaactgaaattttaggtatcaaccatccagatacaatgtcaacaaaacataatatcgcaagcTGTTTTTAcgctatgggaaaatataacgaagctttagaaatttattattctgttgataatataaaaactgaaattttaggtatcaaccatccagatacaatgttaacaaaacataatatcgcactCTGTTTGTAcgctatgggaaaatataacaaagctttagaaatttattattctgttgataaaatacgaactgaaattttaggtatcaaccatccagatacaatgtcaacaaaacataatatcgcaagcTGTTTGTACGCTATGGGAAactataacgaagctttagaaatttattattctgttgataaaatacaaactgaaatttttggtatcaaccatccagatacaatgttaacaaaacataatatcgcactCTGTTTGTAcgctatgggaaaatataacgaagcttttgaaatttattattctgttgataaaatacaaactgaaatttttggtatcaaccatccagatacaatgttaccaaaacataatatcgcactCTGTTTGTTcgctatgggaaaatataacgaagctttagaaatttattattctgttgataaaatacgaactgaaattttaggtatcaaccatccagatataatgttaacaaaacataatatcgcaaactgtttgtacgctatgggaaaatataacgaagctttagaaatttattattctgttgataaaatacaaactgaaatttttggtatcaaccatccagatacaatgttaacaaaacataatatcgcactCTGTTTGTAcgctatgggaaaatataacgaagcttttgaaatttattattctgttgataaaatacaaactgaaatttttggtatcaaccatccagatacaatgttaccaaaacataatatcgcactCTGTTTGTTcgctatgggaaaatataacgaagctttagaaatttattattctgttgataaaatacgaactgaaattttaggtatcaaccatccagatataatgttaacaaaacataatatcgcaaactgtttgtacgctatgggaaaatataacgaagctttagaaatttattattctgttgataaaatacaaactgaaatttttggtatcaaccatccgaattcaatagcaacaaaaaaaaatataactttatgtttgaaaatttaa